The following are encoded in a window of Elusimicrobiota bacterium genomic DNA:
- a CDS encoding NAD(P)/FAD-dependent oxidoreductase, with protein sequence MKDQQNNKFDVIIIGAGPAGLGSAINLSKKGISVLLIEKEKIGATQKTWLTFDYILQKYKLKECIKNTFSEVTLSCYLGNTFSLKNKSFIYPIDEEKALKLLAQQAIKNGAVIREKEVFINYSFIKNDYLEIKTTKNTYYSKFAVDAMGRDSQILKSKGLFNNTIDMGCLTYFLEKCNYKNEDKMLLYDSFFPGSDYFWLVPHGNKRIMAGIFCFSQINDENIGEKHNKLKSYLAEKNITGKIYAVKKGNIPLGDQNHVNVNNFLCIGDSCNTPLPSSGFSFNRCLDESEILADFIMEYFNKKASIKDYRKRILGSKIPAIGIHLMISDMLSKFTNPMLNKAIGEMNNLSEDFIMSFLTGKDMSVTFSATVLQSILKIFSLSEIRSLSLQHNYMNTLTTIYHLLPGLPASGIRKQLTDFIKKIIKNI encoded by the coding sequence ATGAAAGATCAGCAAAACAATAAATTTGATGTAATAATAATCGGAGCCGGGCCTGCCGGACTTGGAAGCGCTATAAATCTTTCCAAAAAAGGTATTTCTGTACTTTTAATTGAAAAAGAAAAAATCGGCGCTACGCAAAAAACGTGGCTTACATTTGATTATATTTTACAAAAATATAAACTGAAAGAATGTATAAAAAACACATTCTCCGAAGTCACTCTTTCCTGCTATCTTGGGAACACCTTCTCATTAAAAAACAAATCTTTTATTTATCCAATTGATGAAGAAAAGGCACTGAAACTTCTTGCCCAACAGGCAATAAAAAACGGGGCAGTTATCAGAGAAAAGGAAGTTTTCATCAACTATTCTTTCATAAAAAACGATTATCTAGAGATAAAAACAACAAAAAATACTTATTATTCAAAATTTGCCGTAGATGCGATGGGGAGAGATTCTCAGATATTAAAAAGCAAAGGCTTATTCAATAATACTATTGATATGGGATGTCTCACGTATTTTCTTGAAAAATGCAATTATAAAAATGAAGATAAAATGCTCCTTTACGATTCATTTTTCCCGGGTTCGGATTATTTTTGGCTGGTTCCTCACGGGAACAAAAGAATAATGGCAGGAATATTTTGTTTTTCCCAGATTAATGATGAAAATATCGGAGAAAAGCACAACAAATTAAAATCGTATTTAGCAGAAAAAAATATAACAGGAAAGATTTATGCCGTCAAAAAAGGCAATATACCTCTTGGCGACCAGAACCATGTAAACGTAAATAACTTCTTGTGTATCGGCGACAGTTGTAATACACCCCTGCCTTCTTCGGGATTTTCGTTTAACCGGTGTCTTGACGAATCGGAAATATTAGCAGATTTTATAATGGAATACTTCAATAAGAAGGCTTCCATTAAAGATTACCGAAAAAGAATTCTTGGCTCTAAAATACCGGCAATCGGAATACATTTAATGATATCAGATATGCTCTCCAAATTTACTAACCCTATGTTAAACAAGGCAATAGGCGAAATGAATAATCTATCGGAGGATTTTATAATGTCTTTTCTTACAGGAAAAGATATGAGTGTCACCTTTTCGGCAACAGTTTTACAGTCAATTCTAAAAATATTTTCGCTTTCTGAAATCAGATCGCTTTCTCTGCAGCATAATTACATGAACACTTTAACAACAATCTATCATCTCCTGCCGGGATTACCAGCCTCAGGAATCCGGAAACAATTGACGGATTTTATCAAAAAAATAATTAAAAACATTTGA
- a CDS encoding GYD domain-containing protein, protein MAKYFLFGKYSQDALKSASADRTKKVVEIIEKLNGKVISMDVLLGDKDLAIAVDLPNTSSVVKASIAITKLTGIGFSSSPAISVDEFDKLLG, encoded by the coding sequence ATGGCTAAGTATTTTCTGTTTGGCAAGTATTCGCAAGACGCCTTGAAAAGCGCCTCAGCTGACCGCACCAAAAAGGTAGTTGAGATTATTGAAAAACTAAACGGAAAGGTTATTTCAATGGATGTGCTTTTAGGCGACAAAGATCTTGCCATTGCTGTTGATCTTCCTAACACATCAAGCGTAGTAAAGGCATCCATAGCGATTACAAAATTAACCGGGATAGGATTTTCAAGCTCGCCGGCCATATCTGTTGATGAGTTTGATAAATTATTAGGTTAA
- a CDS encoding metallophosphoesterase family protein — translation MSEINTVLFSDVHLGSPVSRAFDLLNALKELKFKKLIIGGDMFEDLNFTKLTTTHWELLSHLGRISRRGVEVIWVEGNHDSKFYYFMSHLIGIPVHKEYRWQVNGIKFLMTHGHQFDSFMTKNQVLGRILAGIYTGLQRIVSSRFIDFITNRFADKWLRLTEQVAEKALLYAKKKKQDVVICGHTHFVYNIKKAGVEYFNLGCWNAKPSYLLIVQDDGQAFFKVFA, via the coding sequence ATGAGTGAAATAAATACAGTTTTATTTTCTGATGTTCATTTAGGCTCTCCCGTAAGCAGAGCATTTGATCTTTTAAACGCTCTAAAAGAATTAAAATTTAAAAAACTTATTATCGGCGGGGATATGTTTGAGGATTTAAATTTCACAAAGCTCACTACTACACATTGGGAGCTTTTATCTCATCTCGGAAGGATTTCCCGAAGAGGTGTTGAAGTAATCTGGGTAGAAGGCAACCATGACAGCAAATTTTATTATTTTATGTCACATCTTATAGGTATACCTGTTCATAAGGAATACCGCTGGCAGGTTAACGGAATAAAATTTCTCATGACGCATGGCCACCAGTTTGACAGCTTTATGACAAAAAACCAAGTTTTAGGAAGAATTCTTGCAGGTATCTATACAGGTTTACAAAGGATTGTTTCTTCACGATTTATTGATTTTATTACAAATCGCTTTGCTGACAAATGGCTTAGGCTTACTGAGCAGGTAGCGGAAAAAGCCCTTTTATATGCCAAAAAGAAAAAGCAGGATGTGGTAATTTGCGGGCACACGCATTTTGTTTACAATATCAAAAAGGCCGGAGTAGAATATTTTAATCTCGGATGCTGGAATGCAAAACCTTCTTATCTGCTTATAGTGCAGGATGACGGACAGGCTTTTTTTAAAGTATTTGCTTAA
- a CDS encoding secondary thiamine-phosphate synthase enzyme YjbQ — MKSYKKYLYFNTIQRRDYINITPDVESALKESGIREGLCLVNAMHITASVFINDDESGLIKDFDDWLEKNAPHEPISLYRHNRTGEDNGDAHLKRQIMGREVTVAVSEGKLDFGPWDQVNPRKTSISAYLSF, encoded by the coding sequence ATGAAATCCTATAAAAAATATCTTTATTTCAATACCATCCAGCGAAGAGATTACATCAACATAACACCTGATGTTGAATCTGCGTTAAAAGAAAGCGGAATCAGGGAAGGATTATGTTTAGTTAATGCGATGCACATAACCGCCAGCGTTTTCATTAATGATGATGAATCGGGGCTTATAAAAGATTTTGACGATTGGCTGGAAAAAAATGCTCCGCATGAACCGATATCTTTATATCGCCATAACCGCACCGGTGAAGACAACGGCGATGCTCATTTAAAAAGGCAGATTATGGGAAGAGAAGTAACTGTTGCTGTTTCTGAAGGGAAGCTAGATTTCGGCCCTTGGGACCAGGTAAATCCACGCAAAACTAGCATATCTGCTTATTTGTCCTTTTAA